The Juglans microcarpa x Juglans regia isolate MS1-56 chromosome 2S, Jm3101_v1.0, whole genome shotgun sequence genome has a window encoding:
- the LOC121252954 gene encoding protein SENSITIVE TO PROTON RHIZOTOXICITY 1-like, whose product MFNTSESFQVPAAYSALFGSDPSNVRLGHSDLRVPLLNLSTVRARMDTLQRFLSESVNSNQLIGRDHLEVVSSEIASAIHQVIVNGTALLSCTQTPRPIESVPNSTIPPKILGESSGSLKEEAFDEGVKDKVLVAEPDDSEIVELDAVELLAQHIHFCDVCGKGFKRDANLRMHMRAHGNQYKTPEALAKPEGLCAEPSRDTKFSCPFERCNRNRLHKKFRPLKSVICVKNHFKRSHCPKMYSCNRCNKKSFSVVSDLKNHLKHCGEARWRCTCGTSFSRKDKLFGHMALFEGHMPAVGDENKRAKDLAADAVALTRRATAMEEDEVVVIRKGAGELAPANSLENGFFEGLLGGFGSIESFCFQDELCSPNGFHGCDFGR is encoded by the coding sequence ATGTTCAACACCAGCGAATCGTTCCAGGTTCCGGCGGCTTATTCCGCCTTGTTCGGTTCCGATCCCAGTAACGTTCGGCTCGGGCACTCGGACCTTCGCGTGCCGCTCCTGAATCTCTCCACGGTCCGGGCGAGAATGGATACCCTGCAGCGATTCCTATCGGAGTCGGTCAACAGCAACCAGCTGATCGGCCGGGATCATTTGGAAGTGGTCTCCTCCGAGATCGCCTCCGCAATCCACCAAGTCATCGTCAACGGCACTGCCCTTCTCTCCTGCACTCAGACCCCGAGACCAATCGAATCCGTTCCCAACTCAACGATTCCTCCCAAAATCCTCGGGGAATCTTCGGGTTCATTGAAAGAAGAGGCTTTTGACGAGGGAGTGAAGGACAAGGTTTTAGTTGCAGAGCCAGATGACTCAGAAATAGTGGAGCTCGATGCCGTCGAACTGCTGGCTCAGCATATCCACTTCTGTGACGTATGCGGGAAAGGGTTCAAACGCGACGCGAATCTGCGGATGCATATGAGAGCGCATGGGAACCAGTACAAGACCCCCGAGGCCTTAGCCAAGCCGGAAGGGCTCTGCGCTGAGCCGAGCCGGGATACCAAGTTCTCTTGCCCGTTCGAGAGGTGCAACCGGAACAGGCTGCACAAGAAGTTCAGGCCCCTGAAGTCGGTAATCTGCGTGAAGAACCACTTCAAGCGGAGCCACTGCCCTAAGATGTACTCGTGCAATCGCTGCAACAAGAAGAGCTTCTCGGTGGTATCCGACCTGAAGAACCATCTTAAGCATTGCGGGGAGGCCAGGTGGCGGTGTACGTGCGGGACGAGCTTCTCCCGCAAGGACAAGCTTTTCGGGCACATGGCGTTGTTCGAGGGGCACATGCCGGCGGTTGGCGATGAGAACAAGAGGGCCAAGGACCTGGCGGCGGATGCGGTGGCGTTAACGAGGAGGGCGACAGCGATGGAGGAGGACGAGGTCGTGGTTATCAGGAAGGGAGCTGGTGAATTAGCGCCAGCGAATTCCTTGGAGAATGGATTCTTCGAGGGATTATTAGGTGGGTTTGGCTCGATTgaaagtttttgttttcaagaTGAGTTGTGTTCGCCTAATGGATTCCATGGATGTGATTTTGGAAGGTGA